A portion of the Bifidobacterium lemurum genome contains these proteins:
- a CDS encoding O-methyltransferase produces MDRMQHTNHAKAWEFAEDRAFARQSQTLIRVRAAAEQAGVPQTSAAQAELLSLMVTLTGAQSVIAVGTCSLVETVALLEGLRDGGQLTAVDSSAQGITMIRDVFHALEDETQTSLRAVNADVNVFLPRLNANDYDLIVVAGDAANYQATLDQAPRLLSERGTIVFTDMLSQGGVLDAADRGEKTVAMRAFLESLEANEEFDSTLTPDGTGMAIAVKR; encoded by the coding sequence ATGGATAGAATGCAGCACACGAATCACGCCAAAGCATGGGAATTCGCCGAAGACCGCGCCTTCGCCCGCCAAAGCCAGACGCTTATCAGGGTCCGCGCAGCCGCGGAGCAGGCCGGAGTTCCGCAGACGTCCGCGGCGCAGGCCGAATTGCTGTCGCTGATGGTCACGTTGACCGGCGCGCAGTCCGTGATCGCCGTGGGCACCTGCTCGCTGGTGGAGACGGTCGCGTTGCTGGAGGGCCTGCGCGATGGCGGCCAGCTGACCGCGGTGGATTCCTCCGCGCAGGGCATCACGATGATCCGCGACGTCTTCCATGCGTTGGAGGATGAGACGCAGACTTCGCTGCGCGCGGTGAACGCCGATGTGAACGTGTTTCTGCCGCGCCTGAACGCGAACGACTATGATCTGATCGTGGTGGCGGGCGATGCGGCCAACTACCAGGCGACGCTCGATCAGGCGCCTCGACTGCTGAGCGAACGCGGCACCATCGTATTCACCGATATGCTGTCGCAAGGCGGCGTGCTCGATGCGGCCGATCGCGGAGAGAAGACCGTGGCGATGCGCGCGTTCCTTGAATCGCTGGAGGCCAACGAAGAGTTCGATTCCACGCTTACGCCCGATGGCACCGGCATGGCGATCGCCGTCAAACGCTAA